The Seleniivibrio woodruffii genome contains a region encoding:
- a CDS encoding HlyD family type I secretion periplasmic adaptor subunit translates to MAKDKKSRLSAEDIEFMKSLNAAVLQKSSGKMNRLLYIMAALVIIFIAWANLTYVDELTRGQGKVIPTHQIQVVQNLEGGIVRKLLVREGDHVKQGQVLLEIDDTGFGSSFKEGESKYYELKVRIARLQAEASGKPMSVDPQIESNYPNLVSSEISLYNINRQRLESELMVLQERLSQKQTEYSDAQNRIKNLTQSKSLIQQEMSLTKPLYEKGLVSEVEYIQLRQRLLENQNEIESLRNTMSSALSKIAEAKSMINEQTVKFRSEAQDLLSQNLAELNRTSATRVALEDRVKRTQVRSPVDGTVKQMMVNTVGGVVRPGMDILEIVPAEGNLLVEAKVKPSDIAFIYPGQEAIVKFTAYDFAIYGGLKGKVTHISADTIEDEKKESYYLVRVKTDQGFLGDEHNKKDIMVGMTAMVDIVTGKKTVMQYLLKPILRAKYNALRER, encoded by the coding sequence ATGGCGAAAGACAAAAAAAGCCGCCTCAGTGCGGAAGATATCGAGTTTATGAAAAGCCTCAACGCCGCCGTGCTCCAGAAAAGCTCCGGCAAGATGAACCGCCTGCTGTACATTATGGCGGCACTGGTGATCATCTTCATAGCGTGGGCGAACCTGACCTACGTTGACGAACTGACGAGGGGTCAGGGCAAGGTGATACCCACCCACCAGATTCAGGTGGTGCAGAACCTTGAGGGCGGCATAGTCCGCAAACTGTTGGTGCGTGAGGGCGACCATGTCAAACAGGGTCAGGTGCTCCTTGAGATCGACGACACTGGTTTCGGCAGTTCCTTTAAAGAGGGCGAATCAAAATACTACGAACTGAAAGTGCGCATTGCAAGGCTTCAGGCGGAAGCATCCGGAAAACCCATGAGCGTGGATCCGCAGATAGAGAGCAATTATCCGAACCTCGTAAGCTCCGAAATAAGCCTGTACAACATAAACAGGCAGAGACTGGAAAGCGAGCTGATGGTTCTTCAGGAAAGGCTGAGCCAGAAACAGACGGAATATTCCGATGCTCAGAACAGGATAAAGAACCTCACACAGAGCAAGTCACTCATTCAGCAGGAGATGTCGCTCACCAAGCCGCTTTACGAAAAGGGACTGGTTTCCGAGGTTGAATATATTCAGCTGCGTCAGAGACTTCTGGAAAACCAGAACGAAATAGAATCACTCAGAAACACAATGAGCTCCGCACTCTCCAAAATTGCGGAAGCCAAAAGCATGATAAACGAGCAGACTGTGAAATTCCGGAGCGAGGCTCAGGATCTGCTCAGCCAGAATCTGGCGGAACTGAACAGAACCTCGGCAACCCGTGTTGCCCTTGAGGACAGGGTGAAAAGGACTCAGGTGCGCTCTCCCGTTGACGGAACCGTCAAACAGATGATGGTGAACACCGTTGGCGGGGTTGTCAGACCCGGAATGGACATCTTGGAGATAGTTCCTGCCGAGGGCAACCTGTTGGTGGAGGCCAAGGTAAAACCCTCCGACATAGCGTTCATCTATCCCGGTCAGGAGGCGATAGTAAAATTCACCGCATACGACTTCGCCATCTACGGCGGGCTTAAGGGCAAAGTGACCCACATAAGCGCCGACACCATAGAGGACGAAAAGAAGGAGAGCTACTATCTGGTGAGGGTTAAGACCGATCAGGGCTTTCTGGGCGACGAACACAACAAAAAGGACATAATGGTGGGCATGACCGCCATGGTTGATATAGTTACAGGTAAAAAAACCGTTATGCAGTACCTGCTTAAGCCCATTCTGCGGGCCAAGTACAATGCTCTGCGGGAGAGATGA
- a CDS encoding response regulator transcription factor has translation MIIAVSCDRNFCKTVAGIFGEENTVSVGLLSSLNNRHNVEETDVAILDLAYLTPTDIRDINCGVAILSPTPKYEEALRLLKMGAKAYGNRWMHPDNLTQMVDAVRQGQIWLPPDIINKLITTLPADSTPLNLTQELSEREEEVVKLVALGKSNQEIADSLNITVRTVKAHLTSIFAKTGLRDRLALALHFK, from the coding sequence ATGATAATAGCTGTGAGCTGTGACAGAAATTTCTGCAAAACAGTGGCGGGTATCTTCGGCGAAGAGAATACCGTATCGGTGGGTCTGCTCTCAAGTCTGAACAACAGGCACAACGTTGAAGAAACAGACGTTGCCATTCTCGATCTGGCCTATCTCACCCCCACAGACATAAGAGACATCAACTGCGGCGTTGCCATACTCAGCCCCACCCCGAAATATGAAGAGGCTCTGAGGCTTCTGAAAATGGGTGCGAAGGCCTACGGCAACAGGTGGATGCACCCTGACAACCTGACACAGATGGTGGATGCCGTGCGGCAGGGGCAGATCTGGCTTCCGCCGGATATCATCAATAAGCTGATAACAACCCTCCCCGCAGACAGCACCCCTCTGAACCTTACTCAGGAACTCTCGGAACGGGAGGAAGAGGTGGTCAAACTTGTGGCCCTGGGCAAAAGCAATCAGGAGATAGCAGATTCTCTTAATATCACCGTCCGTACCGTTAAAGCGCACCTTACATCCATTTTTGCCAAAACCGGACTTAGAGACAGACTGGCGCTGGCACTTCATTTTAAATAA
- a CDS encoding VCBS domain-containing protein — NDAAILSSESVVLTESDAVLTANGQLTITDVDNPAVFVAQTNTEGTYGKFSIDENGAWTFVANSAFNELNVGDSYSETFTVSAVDGTTSTVTVRINGTNDAAVVSSESVVLTESDTALSANGQLTITDVDNPAVFVAQTDTEGTYGKFSIDENGAWTFTANSAFNELNVGDSYTETFTVSAEDGTTSTVTVRINGTNDAAVLSSESVILTESDIALTANGQLTITDIDNPAVFVAQTDTEGTYGKFSIDENGAWTFTANSAFNGLNVGDSYSETFTVAAADGTTSTVTVRINGTNDAAILSSESVVLTESDTALTANGQLTITDVDNPAVFVAQTNTEGTYGKFSIDENGAWTFVANSAFNELNVGDSYSETFTVSAVDGTTSTVTVRINGTNDAAVLSSESMTLTESDVALTANGQLTITDVDNPAVFVAQTDTEGTYGKFSIDENGAWTFTANSAFNELNVGDSYSETFTVSAADGTTSIVTVRINGTNDAAILSSESVTLTEIDTALTANGQLTITDVDNPAVFVAQTDTEGAYGKFSIDENGAWTFTANSAFNELNVGDSYSETFTVSAADGTTSTVTVRINGTNDAAVLSSESVTLTESDTALTANGQLTITDVDNPAVFVAQTDTEGTYGKFSIDANGAWTFVATSAFNELNVGDSYSETFTVSAADGTTSTVTVRINGTNDAAVVSSESVVLTESDTALTANGQLTITDVDNPAVFVAQTDTEGTYGKFSIDENGAWTFTANSAFNELNVGDSYTETFTVSAEDGTTSTVTVRINGTNDAAVLSSESVVLTETDTALTANGQLTITDVDNHAVFVAQTDTEGTYGKFSIDENGAWTFTANSAFNELNVGDSYSETFTVAAADGTTSTVTVRINGTNDAAILSSESVVLTETDTALTTNGQLTITDVDNPAVFVAQTDTEGTYGKFSIDENGAWTFTANSAFNELNVGDSYSETFTVAAADGTTSTVTVKINGTNDAAVIEAETATLYETNSILTTGGRLDITDVDSAASFVAQTNTAGQYGKFSIDADGNWTFTANSTYNNLPAGQQIQDVFEVAAADGTRSSVTVNIIGTNDAPFTSGATVNVSENGNKVSGTLTASDYDKPDTLTFSLVDNQTLPSGFTFDPSNGKYSMSAAQGYDYLAAGQSVSYKVYYKVTDSQGASTVGTINITVNGTADAPVISAVNNETAVNFVSDGGSYTNALGVYTVDAEGNPVAGELILLNSDRTAANELLATYQGTDVKFFIVTNVGSSFTGGTVSFDNSGTYPVLKLNGQTVSNNVFFSDTSLNSDGLDHFIEKADGTVGVEDLKYGTSGYDGDFNDLVFKVTTQKAVYTENDGPTSIASDVSISDVDSTTMSKMVISITSPKAGDVLTVGELPAGITATVSGTKVTLTGAASADAYEQALKAVLFHSTSENPDTTAREFSVVVTDESGTGSAPALITMQVVSVNDNPVANDDTATVDENSSVVIDVRANDTDLDGDTLSVSAVSQPAHGTVTIGADGKLVYTPTRGYYGTDSFSYTVSDGKGGTDTATVSITVNYDNIAPVVSISSQSVTFTEHGSAVSVALGTVITDPDNTTMKGATIQIENPLSGDKLSIGALTGLGITAVLSADGTTVTLTGESSIANYQKAIELIRFSTDSQDDADRSVKVVVTDGAENSNTVITTVHVVVIDDAPVAASNTAAVTEINPVVITGDAEVTKVTVGTDINQDVTPAKLGYTTPTVYNTVAMNQNVTVNSSYAVIKEVPAGINANVNGDTGNGYVEIVNVGANSTVNVNIGGGNDVVYLSGNINGYVNVNGDAGYDVLILPGTASDYRVVNNGGVMSIYSTNSSWTGTIVANNIEEIRYGGYSSASYEYVVDVETSRTLSEDGYVVLAVANGKLSAGIDNRDGTWTVQAEDIEGLKIIPTGSGEPDIALVSVTDPQVVTDISASVTTGNVITDTDAVYGKDYDSDTAVSDLHISKVGDTTVAANGETAVQGTYGTLYIKADGSYRYELDNDGTSLDNVNKGDVVKEEFTYSLTDGTSVSTAKLIVSINGADDVSVSAGSLVINEGTTSVPVANLMFMIDVSKSMDEIITSTKDSRLTVLKDALVELIEKYDSKGDIGGIQIVKFSTDATALSKNGSTWLSVADAKSFILALKSDMYTDYDDALAKLEEIYKASTPPSADYTHVYFVSDGAPTRGEEVDASDLTKWRTWLTSSPVDEVYSVGIGSGTDSAQLKVVAWSAENQNYMDNVLVVPDDTLEADIAAAAEKNSRESSVFNDVDLPDGITAHLTAVTFAGHRYEFSDAVTEHTISLGDNGSVVIHADGTYVFTAGTDVPEDITSLLKYTFEANDQDYAGTLSLTSNHVVDTLVDLSLSAGSGYRVVESANGYGVDTNTSSTSDDGIAKGEKLTFSLGEEVDKATFNITGTVTTSSTWTAYDDTGAQVGTGTLTSGKFTIDTAGDFSSVVFSGGSTNGANFYVAPVSATGHVDGDNVFSVLDSGSSLDFSKLSDLDGLQLANHSKVQSITLSAQDVLNISDTTTHNLQITGGSEDTVVLSGDWTKSGTNTYTSSVNGIDVSIEINNEQHKIKVDYTDQGD; from the coding sequence AATGATGCGGCCATCCTGTCCAGTGAATCAGTAGTTCTTACAGAATCCGATGCGGTACTTACCGCCAACGGTCAGCTTACGATAACAGATGTTGATAACCCCGCAGTGTTCGTCGCTCAGACTAACACGGAAGGCACATACGGCAAGTTCAGCATAGATGAGAACGGCGCATGGACGTTTGTTGCCAACTCAGCATTCAACGAGCTGAACGTGGGCGACTCCTACTCAGAAACGTTTACAGTTTCAGCGGTCGATGGTACGACATCGACTGTTACAGTACGCATAAACGGCACAAACGATGCGGCTGTGGTTTCTTCTGAATCAGTAGTTCTTACAGAATCTGACACAGCACTTTCTGCTAACGGTCAGCTTACGATAACAGATGTTGACAACCCTGCTGTGTTCGTTGCTCAGACAGACACGGAAGGCACATACGGCAAATTTAGCATAGACGAGAACGGAGCATGGACGTTTACCGCCAATTCCGCTTTCAATGAGCTAAACGTAGGTGACTCATACACTGAAACATTCACTGTATCAGCAGAAGACGGAACTACATCAACCGTTACAGTACGCATAAATGGCACGAATGATGCAGCTGTTCTTTCTTCTGAAAGCGTAATACTGACAGAATCTGACATAGCTCTTACAGCCAACGGTCAGCTTACAATCACAGACATAGACAACCCCGCAGTGTTTGTCGCACAGACAGACACGGAAGGCACATACGGTAAGTTCAGCATAGACGAGAACGGAGCATGGACTTTCACCGCTAATTCAGCATTCAATGGACTGAACGTGGGCGATTCTTACTCAGAAACCTTCACTGTTGCGGCGGCTGACGGTACAACATCGACAGTAACTGTTAGAATCAACGGCACTAACGATGCGGCCATCCTGTCCAGTGAATCAGTAGTTCTTACAGAATCCGATACGGCACTTACAGCCAATGGTCAGCTTACGATCACAGATGTGGATAACCCCGCTGTTTTCGTTGCTCAGACTAACACGGAAGGCACATACGGCAAGTTCAGCATAGATGAGAACGGCGCATGGACGTTTGTTGCCAACTCAGCATTCAACGAGCTGAACGTGGGCGACTCCTACTCAGAAACGTTTACAGTTTCAGCGGTCGATGGTACGACATCGACTGTTACAGTACGCATAAACGGCACAAACGATGCCGCTGTTCTTTCTTCTGAAAGCATGACATTGACTGAATCAGACGTTGCACTCACTGCCAACGGACAGCTTACAATCACAGACGTGGACAACCCTGCTGTATTTGTCGCACAGACAGATACAGAAGGCACATACGGCAAATTCAGCATAGACGAGAACGGAGCATGGACTTTCACCGCTAATTCAGCATTCAACGAGCTGAATGTCGGCGACTCCTACTCAGAAACCTTTACAGTTTCAGCGGCGGACGGAACTACATCAATCGTTACTGTACGCATAAACGGCACTAACGATGCGGCCATCCTGTCTAGTGAATCAGTAACCCTTACAGAAATTGATACCGCTCTTACAGCCAACGGTCAGCTTACGATAACAGACGTTGATAACCCCGCAGTGTTCGTCGCTCAGACTGATACGGAAGGCGCATACGGCAAGTTCAGCATAGATGAGAATGGAGCATGGACTTTCACCGCTAATTCAGCTTTCAACGAGCTTAACGTCGGTGACTCATACTCAGAAACTTTCACTGTTTCAGCGGCTGATGGCACGACATCGACAGTGACCGTTAGAATCAATGGCACAAATGATGCGGCAGTTCTCAGCTCTGAATCAGTTACATTGACCGAATCTGATACTGCACTGACCGCCAACGGTCAGCTTACAATCACAGACGTGGACAACCCTGCTGTGTTCGTTGCTCAGACTGACACGGAAGGCACATACGGCAAGTTCAGCATAGATGCTAATGGCGCTTGGACTTTCGTTGCTACCTCAGCTTTCAACGAACTGAATGTCGGCGATTCCTACTCTGAAACGTTTACTGTTTCAGCGGCGGACGGAACTACATCGACAGTAACCGTCAGAATCAACGGCACTAATGATGCAGCTGTGGTTTCTTCTGAATCAGTAGTTCTTACAGAATCTGACACAGCACTGACAGCTAACGGTCAGCTGACAATCACAGACGTTGATAACCCCGCAGTGTTTGTTGCTCAGACAGACACAGAAGGTACATACGGCAAATTCAGCATAGATGAGAACGGAGCATGGACGTTTACAGCTAACTCAGCATTCAACGAGCTGAACGTCGGTGACTCATACACTGAAACATTCACTGTTTCAGCAGAAGACGGCACGACATCGACAGTGACCGTCAGAATCAACGGTACAAATGATGCGGCAGTTCTTTCAAGCGAATCAGTAGTTCTTACTGAAACTGATACCGCTCTTACAGCCAACGGTCAGCTTACAATCACAGACGTGGACAACCATGCTGTGTTTGTTGCTCAGACAGACACAGAAGGTACATACGGCAAGTTCAGCATAGATGAGAACGGCGCATGGACTTTCACCGCTAATTCAGCATTCAATGAACTGAATGTTGGCGATTCCTACTCAGAAACCTTCACTGTTGCGGCGGCTGACGGAACTACGTCAACAGTAACCGTCAGAATAAACGGAACTAACGATGCGGCCATCCTGTCCAGTGAATCAGTAGTTCTTACTGAAACTGATACCGCTCTTACCACCAACGGCCAGCTCACAATTACAGACGTGGATAACCCTGCTGTGTTCGTTGCTCAGACAGATACGGAAGGTACATACGGCAAGTTCAGCATAGACGAGAACGGAGCTTGGACGTTTACCGCCAATTCCGCTTTCAATGAGCTGAACGTGGGCGACTCATACTCAGAAACCTTCACTGTTGCGGCGGCTGATGGAACTACATCAACCGTTACCGTAAAAATAAACGGTACGAATGACGCAGCAGTAATTGAAGCTGAAACAGCGACCCTTTACGAAACCAACTCAATACTCACCACAGGCGGCAGACTCGACATCACAGATGTTGACAGCGCAGCCTCCTTTGTGGCGCAGACCAACACAGCCGGACAATACGGTAAATTCAGCATAGATGCCGATGGCAACTGGACTTTCACAGCCAATTCAACCTACAACAACCTGCCTGCCGGACAGCAGATTCAGGATGTGTTTGAGGTTGCGGCGGCAGACGGCACCAGATCCAGCGTCACTGTCAACATAATAGGCACCAACGATGCACCGTTCACAAGCGGCGCAACTGTGAACGTCAGCGAGAACGGCAACAAGGTCAGCGGAACCCTGACAGCCAGTGACTATGACAAGCCCGACACGCTCACCTTCTCTCTGGTCGACAACCAGACATTGCCCTCAGGCTTCACATTTGACCCGTCAAACGGCAAATACAGCATGAGCGCCGCACAGGGATATGACTATCTCGCAGCGGGTCAGTCGGTCAGCTACAAAGTATACTACAAAGTCACCGACAGCCAGGGCGCATCCACAGTGGGCACTATAAACATAACCGTCAACGGAACGGCGGACGCTCCTGTCATTTCCGCTGTAAACAACGAAACTGCTGTCAACTTTGTAAGTGACGGCGGAAGCTACACCAACGCACTTGGTGTTTACACAGTTGATGCAGAGGGCAACCCCGTTGCGGGCGAGCTTATCCTGCTCAACTCCGACAGGACGGCCGCAAACGAGCTTCTGGCGACTTATCAGGGAACTGATGTTAAATTCTTCATAGTCACCAACGTAGGCTCCAGTTTCACAGGCGGAACCGTATCGTTTGACAACTCCGGCACATATCCCGTGCTGAAGCTGAACGGGCAGACTGTTTCAAATAACGTATTTTTCTCAGATACTTCTCTCAACTCCGACGGCCTTGACCACTTCATCGAGAAGGCGGACGGCACTGTGGGCGTTGAAGATCTTAAATATGGAACATCAGGCTATGACGGCGACTTTAACGACCTTGTGTTCAAAGTGACCACTCAGAAAGCGGTCTACACAGAGAATGACGGCCCGACATCCATAGCCAGCGATGTTTCCATAAGCGATGTGGACAGCACCACAATGAGCAAGATGGTGATCAGCATAACATCTCCCAAAGCGGGTGACGTTCTGACCGTTGGCGAACTTCCTGCGGGAATAACGGCAACAGTGAGCGGAACCAAAGTCACTCTGACGGGAGCGGCCTCCGCAGATGCATATGAGCAGGCTCTTAAAGCTGTCCTGTTCCACAGCACCAGCGAAAACCCCGACACCACAGCCAGAGAGTTCTCTGTGGTTGTGACGGATGAATCAGGAACCGGCAGTGCACCCGCTCTGATCACAATGCAGGTTGTATCCGTTAACGACAACCCTGTGGCGAACGACGACACGGCGACTGTTGACGAGAACAGCAGTGTGGTTATTGATGTCCGTGCCAACGACACCGACCTTGACGGCGACACGCTGAGCGTTTCCGCTGTCAGCCAGCCTGCCCACGGAACAGTGACCATCGGCGCAGACGGCAAACTTGTTTACACACCCACAAGGGGCTACTACGGAACAGATTCATTTTCCTACACCGTTTCCGACGGAAAGGGCGGCACAGACACCGCAACAGTATCCATAACGGTGAACTACGACAATATAGCTCCCGTTGTCAGCATCAGCAGCCAGTCAGTGACCTTCACAGAGCACGGCTCCGCTGTCAGCGTTGCACTGGGCACAGTGATAACCGATCCGGACAACACAACAATGAAGGGCGCAACCATACAGATAGAGAATCCTCTGTCCGGCGACAAACTGAGCATCGGAGCTCTCACCGGACTGGGAATAACAGCTGTTCTGTCTGCGGACGGAACCACCGTGACCCTTACGGGAGAGTCCTCAATAGCCAACTATCAGAAGGCCATTGAGCTTATCAGATTCAGCACCGACAGTCAGGATGATGCCGACAGAAGCGTCAAAGTGGTTGTGACAGACGGAGCGGAAAACAGCAACACGGTCATAACGACTGTTCATGTTGTTGTGATAGATGATGCACCCGTTGCGGCAAGCAACACAGCAGCCGTCACCGAGATCAACCCCGTGGTTATCACAGGGGATGCGGAAGTGACAAAAGTTACAGTGGGAACGGACATCAATCAGGATGTTACCCCTGCAAAACTCGGCTACACAACGCCCACCGTATACAATACTGTGGCAATGAACCAGAATGTGACGGTTAACAGCAGCTACGCAGTTATCAAAGAAGTTCCCGCCGGAATAAACGCCAATGTGAACGGCGACACCGGAAACGGATATGTTGAGATAGTCAACGTCGGTGCGAACTCAACCGTAAACGTCAACATAGGCGGCGGAAACGACGTTGTTTACCTATCCGGCAATATAAACGGATATGTCAACGTCAACGGTGATGCAGGATACGACGTCCTCATCCTTCCCGGAACAGCAAGCGACTACCGTGTGGTCAACAACGGCGGCGTGATGAGCATCTACTCCACCAACAGTTCCTGGACAGGTACAATAGTTGCGAACAACATCGAAGAGATACGCTACGGCGGATATTCCTCCGCATCATACGAATATGTTGTGGATGTTGAGACCAGCCGCACACTTTCCGAAGACGGATACGTTGTTCTTGCGGTTGCCAACGGCAAACTCAGCGCAGGCATCGACAACAGGGACGGCACATGGACTGTTCAGGCGGAGGACATCGAAGGGCTTAAGATAATCCCCACAGGCTCAGGCGAGCCGGACATTGCTCTGGTTTCCGTGACAGATCCTCAGGTTGTCACAGACATATCAGCATCCGTAACAACAGGCAACGTCATCACCGATACCGACGCTGTATACGGCAAAGACTATGACAGCGACACGGCTGTTTCAGACCTGCACATTTCAAAAGTGGGCGACACAACGGTTGCGGCAAACGGCGAAACGGCAGTTCAGGGAACCTACGGAACCCTTTACATCAAGGCGGACGGATCATACCGTTACGAGCTTGATAATGACGGAACCAGCCTTGACAACGTCAACAAAGGCGATGTCGTTAAAGAGGAATTTACATACAGCCTGACGGACGGAACTTCTGTCAGCACGGCGAAGCTCATCGTAAGCATCAACGGTGCGGACGATGTGTCAGTTTCTGCCGGAAGTCTTGTTATCAACGAGGGTACGACATCCGTTCCCGTTGCAAACCTGATGTTCATGATAGACGTTTCAAAGAGTATGGACGAGATAATCACCAGCACAAAGGATTCAAGGCTGACAGTGCTGAAAGATGCTCTTGTGGAACTTATTGAAAAATATGACAGCAAAGGCGATATAGGCGGCATCCAGATAGTGAAATTCTCCACCGATGCCACCGCTCTTTCCAAGAACGGAAGCACATGGCTCAGCGTTGCCGATGCCAAGAGTTTCATCCTTGCCCTTAAGAGTGACATGTACACCGACTATGACGATGCCCTTGCTAAATTGGAAGAGATATATAAAGCGTCCACTCCGCCCAGTGCAGACTACACCCATGTGTACTTTGTGTCCGACGGTGCACCCACCAGAGGGGAAGAGGTTGACGCCAGCGATCTTACAAAATGGCGCACATGGCTGACCAGCTCCCCTGTGGACGAGGTCTACTCTGTGGGAATAGGCAGCGGAACAGACAGCGCACAGCTTAAAGTTGTTGCATGGAGTGCCGAGAACCAGAACTACATGGACAACGTTCTCGTTGTTCCGGATGACACTCTGGAAGCGGACATCGCGGCGGCGGCCGAGAAGAACAGCAGAGAGAGCAGTGTGTTCAACGATGTTGACCTGCCCGACGGCATAACTGCCCATCTGACGGCCGTGACGTTTGCCGGACACAGATATGAGTTCTCGGATGCTGTCACAGAGCACACTATCAGCCTCGGAGACAACGGTTCTGTTGTGATACATGCCGACGGAACCTATGTGTTCACAGCCGGAACGGATGTTCCCGAAGACATAACTTCACTGCTTAAATACACCTTCGAAGCCAACGATCAGGACTATGCAGGAACACTGAGTCTGACAAGCAATCATGTTGTGGATACTCTTGTGGATCTGTCCCTCAGCGCAGGTTCCGGCTATCGAGTGGTTGAGTCGGCCAACGGATACGGAGTTGACACCAATACCTCCTCAACCAGCGACGACGGCATAGCAAAAGGCGAAAAACTCACTTTCAGTCTGGGTGAAGAGGTTGACAAGGCCACGTTCAACATAACCGGCACTGTGACAACGTCTTCAACATGGACGGCATATGACGACACCGGAGCACAGGTTGGCACAGGAACTCTCACTTCGGGCAAGTTTACGATAGACACAGCCGGAGATTTCAGCTCGGTAGTGTTCTCCGGAGGTTCCACAAACGGTGCGAACTTCTATGTGGCTCCCGTTTCAGCCACCGGACATGTTGACGGCGACAACGTTTTCTCGGTTCTCGACAGCGGAAGCTCTCTGGATTTCAGCAAACTCAGCGATCTGGACGGACTCCAGCTGGCGAACCACAGCAAAGTGCAGTCGATCACACTGTCCGCACAGGATGTGCTTAACATCTCCGACACCACAACTCATAATCTCCAGATAACCGGAGGCAGTGAGGATACGGTTGTTCTTTCCGGCGACTGGACAAAGTCAGGAACCAACACCTACACTTCCAGCGTGAACGGAATAGATGTCAGCATAGAGATAAACAACGAACAGCATAAGATCAAGGTGGACTATACTGATCAAGGCGATTAA